In a single window of the Carassius carassius chromosome 26, fCarCar2.1, whole genome shotgun sequence genome:
- the LOC132105594 gene encoding solute carrier family 41 member 2-like — protein sequence MSLRTIGGAVLSSLGPSLAAQAGGAWSSISFRPIPSLLQTMVPAGYTALKEERLAMVDLGTPKPESLKNGFHREPRRHSDRSSRTSISLSDAGDGRYTETEPMLPEGRLSGEEADEEEESEEEGQPQATRNMPKESPLAMALQILVPFLLAGFGTVSAGVVLDIVQHWEAFKNITEIFILVPALLGLKGNLEMTLASRLSTAVNVGKMDSPIEKWNLIIGNLALKQVQATVIGFLAAVAAVVLGWIPEGKFQIGHAVLLCSSSVATAFIASLLQGILMVGVIVGSKKTGINPDNVATPIAASFGDLITLAILAWISQGLYNCLDSHPYVSSLVCAFFMCLTPLWMVISSKHPASRQLLYSGWEPVITAMFISSIGGLILDKTVSDPNLAGIVVYTPVINGIGGNLVAIQSSRISTYLHLHSTPGEVPDEAKGCYYPCRTFCGTGANHRSAQVLLLLVIPGHLIFLYTIDLMERGHTSLTPVFIVVYLAAALFQVFLLLCISDWMVHSMWKSGKDPDSFSIPYLTALGDLLGTAFLALSFHFLWVIGDQDSDVGD from the exons ATGAGCCTCCGAACCATAGGGGGCGCTGTGCTCAGCTCCCTGGGCCCTAGTCTGGCAGCTCAGGCTGGAGGAGCCTGGAGCTCCATCTCATTTAGACCCATACCCTCCTTGCTTCAGACCATGGTACCTGCTGGTTACACTGCACTAAAGGAGGAACGGCTAGCCATGGTGGACCTCGGCACACCCAAGCCAGAGTCCCTCAAAAACGGGTTCCACCGTGAGCCCCGCCGCCACTCGGACCGCAGCAGCCGAACGTCCATCAGCCTGTCTGATGCCGGAGATGGACGCTATACAGAGACCGAGCCCATGCTGCCTGAGGGCAGGCTTTCGGGAGAAGAGGCCGATGAGGAAGAGGAGAGCGAAGAGGAAGGGCAGCCGCAGGCAACTAGAAATATGCCCAAAGAGTCACCCCTCGCCATGGCATTGCAGATACTGGTGCCCTTCCTTCTAGCTGGGTTTGGGACGGTTTCAGCCGGAGTTGTGCTGGATATAGTACAA CATTGGGaagcatttaaaaacattacagaGATCTTCATCCTGGTTCCGGCTCTTTTGGGTTTGAAAGGAAACCTAGAGATGACCCTCGCTTCCAGGCTTTCCACAGCG GTGAATGTGGGGAAAATGGACTCACCCATAGAGAAGTGGAATCTTATTATTGGGAATCTGGCGCTGAAACAG GTGCAGGCCACGGTAATAGGGTTCCTGGCAGCAGTAGCAGCCGTTGTACTGGGTTGGATTCCTGAGGGAAAGTTCCAGATCGGTCACGCCGTGTTGCTGTGTTCCAGTAGCGTCGCAACAGCCTTCATAGCATCTCTGCTGCAAG GTATATTAATGGTGGGTGTGATTGTGGGCTCTAAGAAGACAGGCATCAACCCTGATAATGTAGCCACCCCCATCGCTGCCAGTTTTGGTGACCTCATCACGCTGGCCATCCTGGCATGGATCAGCCAGGGCCTCTACAACTGCCTAG ACTCTCACCCATATGTGTCGTCTCTGGTGTGTGCCTTCTTCATGTGTTTGACTCCGCTGTGGATGGTCATCTCTTCCAAACATCCCGCCAGCCGTCAGCTGCTCTACTCGGGCTGGGAGCCCGTTATCACTGCCATGTTCATCAGCAG TATTGGAGGACTCATTCTGGACAAAACTGTGTCAGATCCCAACCTGGCTGGGATTGTGGTTTACACACCTGTTATCAATG GTATTGGAGGAAACCTGGTGGCCATCCAGTCCAGTCGTATATCCACCTACCTGCACTTACACAGCACCCCTGGAGAGGTTCCTGACGAGGCCAAGGGTTGCTACTACCCCTGCCGCACCTTCTGTGGCACAG GGGCCAATCACAGGTCAGCACAAGTACTGCTGTTACTGGTCATCCCTGGTCATTTGATCTTCCTGTACACCATTGATCTGATGGAAAGGGGTCATACCTCACTGACGCCCGTCTTCATAGTCGTGTATTTGgctgctgctcttttccag GTGTTCTTGTTGCTTTGCATTTCGGACTGGATGGTGCACTCCATGTGGAAAAGTGGGAAGGATCCGGACAGTTTCTCTATCCCATACCTGACAGCGCTGGGTGACCTGTTGGGAACCGCCTTCCTGGCTCTCAGCTTCCACTTCTTGTGGGTCATCGGGGACCAAGACAGTGATGTGGGTGACTAA